A genomic segment from Pararge aegeria chromosome 15, ilParAegt1.1, whole genome shotgun sequence encodes:
- the LOC120630074 gene encoding baculoviral IAP repeat-containing protein 3 isoform X3 yields MCLNCGFAWFQMDSIRVPANTASPMAAEMLAHLLKTHPPLGQLVLTAPGCDSNPGTPSTSPTAGSPSSSADKIDNRDPFVFYPDAPDMRREEERLKTFDKWPVTFLSPQLLARNGFYYLGRGDEVRCAFCKVEIMKWVDGDDPAKDHQRWAPQCPFLRRQAGSGNVPMESSPETAGRDECGVRAPVTANSVRMSGPVHARYASEAARLRSFADWPRSMRQKPEELAEAGFFYTGQGDKTKCFYCDGGLKDWENDDVPWEQHAHWFSRCAYVQLVKGKEYIQKVISEACVIPAPVEEKVAKAPASTSVEKTSEKEENHVEDTKLCKICYNEERNVCFVPCGHVVACAKCALSTDKCPMCRRTFTNAVRLYYS; encoded by the coding sequence TGCCTGCGAATACTGCGTCACCAATGGCAGCCGAGATGTTGGCGCACTTACTCAAGACGCATCCGCCTCTAGGACAGCTGGTGCTGACGGCGCCAGGCTGCGACTCCAACCCGGGAACACCTTCCACCTCGCCCACTGCTGGCTCACCCTCCTCCTCCGCTGATAAAATTGACAACCGCGATCCCTTCGTCTTCTACCCTGACGCGCCTGACATGCGTCGTGAAGAGGAACGGCTCAAGACGTTCGACAAATGGCCCGTCACATTCCTATCGCCACAGCTTCTCGCGAGAAACGGATTTTATTATCTTGGTCGCGGGGACGAAGTGCGATGCGCGTTCTGTAAAGTGGAAATCATGAAATGGGTGGATGGTGATGATCCTGCCAAAGATCACCAGCGCTGGGCGCCGCAGTGTCCGTTCTTGAGACGCCAAGCCGGCTCCGGAAATGTTCCCATGGAGTCTTCGCCCGAAACCGCGGGGCGAGATGAGTGCGGAGTCCGAGCGCCGGTAACGGCCAACTCCGTCCGTATGTCTGGACCGGTTCACGCTCGATACGCCTCCGAAGCTGCCCGTCTTCGTAGCTTCGCCGATTGGCCTCGAAGTATGCGCCAAAAACCCGAGGAACTAGCCGAAGCAGGCTTCTTCTATACTGGACAAGGCGATAAAACGAAGTGCTTTTATTGCGACGGCGGTCTCAAGGACTGGGAAAACGACGATGTTCCATGGGAGCAACACGCCCATTGGTTCAGTCGCTGCGCGTACGTTCAACTGGTCAAGGGTAAAGAGTACATTCAGAAAGTCATCTCAGAGGCGTGCGTCATTCCCGCTCCCGTAGAAGAAAAAGTAGCGAAAGCTCCAGCCTCGACCTCGGTCGAAAAAACCAGCGAAAAGGAAGAGAATCACGTCGAAGACACGAAGCTGTGCAAAATCTGCTACAACGAGGAAAGAAACGTATGCTTTGTGCCGTGCGGTCACGTGGTCGCCTGTGCGAAGTGCGCCCTATCGACGGACAAATGCCCAATGTGCCGAAGGACGTTCACAAATGCAGTGCGTCTCTATTATTCATGA
- the LOC120629888 gene encoding DNA mismatch repair protein Msh2 yields MSSLQPIHALSLDSVQQQAFVKYFHSLPDKPPTTVRIYDRNDYYSVHGIDATTAAREVFSSISNIKKMGIEPSRLDYLVLSKGNFEILIRKLLLVRRYRVEIYVTEGSVKSCEWALKYKGSPGNLSQLEEILGEGLGSSTEQAPCLMAVNIKSDPVTKGRLLGVACISQGDYLMSISEFTDDDLLTELETIAVQMAPSECIVASAENDDYKAIKKVMDRANITLTKLKKTEFSTEGLIQDLNRLLKFKESQQQDANAFPETSKQVAMTSLAAAIRYTSLLNENTNFGRFRLTTIQPDCFLHLDAAALTALNVLPELGDTSHAPSRSLLGLLDRCRTQHGKRLLAQWLRQPLRDINLINERLEIVELLVNSSQLRLQLHDDHLRRIPDLQALARRLTRKKANLHDCYRIYQAINRLPSLLQCLAEADNATVHSSLAEPISELNDDLDKFQQMIETTVDMDAVDRGDFLVKPSFDEQLQSLAGELEKLQSSAEKELSKAARDLGLDGGKTIKLEINPQNGFYFRVTMKEEQSLRGNKKYTIIDAVKGGVRFKTSALESITDDYLQTKSSYEKEQDKVVTEIIGIASGYSECLFCLSHILSRLDVLVSFAVAATTAPYPYCRPQITESLDELTLKEVRHPCLEVQEGVSYIPNDVTFKRDSCLMHIVTGANMGGKSTWMRSCGVAVLLAHAGCFVPASSAKIPLLRALCARVGAADREDKGQSTFMLEMIESAAILRTASPDSLVLVDELGRGTSTYEGCGIAWAIAEKLATESKCFCLFATHYHELTRLPSLHPNVIVNSHAEASVVDQQLLLLHKIAPGPATHSLGLHVAKLADLPDSIIKYAEAKQAQLETNLFEVESSVKTEETSEGQKLIVDFLRKCKNIQESVASDDEMMAEINKLKQEVLRQDSKYVKSLLTI; encoded by the exons ATGTCATCTCTGCAACCTATTCACGCATTAAGTTTGG attcagTACAGCAACAAGCATTTGTTAAATACTTTCATTCTTTACCTGAT AAACCGCCAACCACCGTTAGAATTTATGATCGCAATGACTACTACAGTGTTCATGGAATTGACGCGACCACGGCTGCGAGGGAGGTTTTTTCATCCATTTCAAATATCAAGAAAATGGGTATAGAACCTAGCCGGCTTGACTACCTAGTGCTTTCCAAAGGGAACTTCGAAATCCTTATAAGAAAATTACTATTG GTACGAAGATACAGAGTTGAGATATACGTCACAGAAGGTTCTGTGAAATCTTGCGAATGGGCACTGAAGTACAAAGGGTCTCCGGGAAACTTATCGCAGCTAGAAGAAATACTTGGAGAGGGATTGGGCTCTTCCACAGAGCAGGCGCCATGCTTGATGgcagtaaatattaaaagtgaCCCCGTCACAAAG GGTAGACTGCTAGGCGTAGCATGTATATCTCAGGGTGACTATCTCATGTCCATATCAGAGTTCACAGATGATGATCTCCTTACGGAATTGGAGACAATCGCTGTACAAATGGCGCCTTCCGAATGCATCGTTGCGTCCGCTGAAAACGACGAT tacAAAGCTATAAAAAAAGTCATGGACAGGGCGAACATAACGTtaacgaaattaaaaaagaCAGAGTTTTCTACGGAGGGTCTCATCCAGGATTTAAACCGACTACTGAAGTTCAAGGAAAGTCAGCAACAAGACGCAAACGCGTTTCCAGAGACAAGCAAACAGGTCGCTATGACGAGTTTGGCTGCAGCTATAAGATATACGTCGCTGTTAAACGAAAACACTAATTTTGGGAG ATTCCGCTTGACCACCATACAGCCAGACTGTTTCCTGCATTTGGACGCGGCTGCTCTCACTGCCTTGAATGTATTACCGGAGTTGGGAGACACGAGTCACGCGCCTTCCAGAAGTTTGCTTGGACTCCTTGATAGATGTAGGACACAGCACGGTAAACG GCTGTTAGCTCAATGGCTCCGTCAACCGCTCCGGGACATAAACCTAATAAATGAGAGACTGGAGATCGTGGAGTTGCTAGTGAACAGCTCTCAACTCCGTTTGCAACTCCACGACGACCATTTACGGAGGATACCCGACTTGCAAGCGTTGGCTCGACGGCTCACAAGGAAGAAGGCGAATTTACATGACTGTTATCGTATTTACCAG GCCATCAACAGACTGCCATCATTATTACAATGTCTGGCGGAAGCCGACAACGCGACTGTACACTCTTCGTTGGCTGAACCGATATCAGAGCTGAACGACGACCTCGATAAGTTCCAGCAGATGATTGAGACCACGGTGGACATGGATGCCGTTGATAGAG GTGATTTCTTGGTGAAACCATCCTTCGATGAACAGCTGCAAAGCCTAGCTGGTGAATTAGAGAAACTGCAATCCTCCGCTGAAAAGGAACTCAGTAAGGCCGCCAGAGACTTGGGCCTCGACGGTGGAAAGACTATCAAATTGGAAATTAATCCCCAAAATGGGTTCTATTTTAG ggtAACTATGAAAGAAGAGCAATCACTCCGCGGTAACAAAAAGTACACTATAATAGATGCGGTCAAAGGTGGCGTGAGATTCAAAACAAGCGCGCTAGAAAGTATCACGGATGATTATCTGCAGACAAAAAGTTCGTATGAAAAGGAACAGGACAAAGTTGTCACAGAGATTATTGGCATTGCTT CCGGTTACTCGGAGTGTCTCTTCTGCCTATCCCATATCCTATCTCGACTTGATGTTCTGGTATCGTTTGCTGTGGCTGCTACTACCGCACCATATCCTTACTGCAGGCCGCAAATAACTGAGAGTCTCGATGAGTTAACACTGAAGGAAGTCAGGCATCCGTGCTTAGAGGTACAGGAGGGTGTTTCTTATATACCCAATGACGTTACTTTTAAACGAG ATTCCTGTCTCATGCACATAGTAACAGGCGCCAATATGGGCGGCAAGTCCACTTGGATGAGATCATGCGGAGTTGCGGTGTTACTCGCTCATGCAGGGTGCTTCGTACCAGCGTCCTCCGCTAAGATACCTCTACTTAGGGCACTTTGCGCCAGGGTTGGTGCAGCTGATAGGGAGGATAAGGGACAGAGTACCTTTATGTTGGAAATGATCGAGTCAGCTGCTATATtacgg ACTGCTAGTCCCGATTCCTTGGTGCTGGTGGATGAGCTCGGCAGAGGTACATCCACGTATGAGGGCTGTGGCATTGCGTGGGCTATCGCTGA aaaACTGGCGACGGAAAGCAAGTGTTTCTGTCTATTCGCCACCCACTACCACGAACTGACGCGCTTGCCGAGTCTACACCCTAACGTCATAGTCAACTCCCACGCAGAGGCCTCCGTGGTGGACCAACAGTTGttattattgcataaaatagcGCCCGGACCCGCCACGCACTCGCTTGGATTGCATGTAGCGAAGCTTGCAGATTTACCGGACTCTATTATAAAG TACGCAGAAGCAAAACAAGCTCAATTAGAGACGAACCTGTTTGAAGTCGAGTCCTCCGTTAAGACTGAAGAAACCTCCGAAGGCCAGAAACTTATCGTAGACTTCTTAcgcaaatgtaaaaatatacaaGAGTCCGTTGCTTCCGACGATGAAATGAtggcagaaataaacaaactcaaACAAGAAGTATTGCGACAGGACAGCAAATATGTAAAATCTTTGCTAACGATATAA
- the LOC120629887 gene encoding uncharacterized protein LOC120629887 codes for MRVLIVTASFWVLVAAKPEMYKEKEDFQYSRSSSDDGTKSGYYGAQRGNMGGNYERAHNMDSLAQHHMSTLVRNVDGELGEGANTRSGSVFSAANSRGLYGSGNYDLGYLKGRNFGEGMSFRDSSAHTPTANSGRSGYSSYGDLYSAAAANNARYSSSQSQNAGVSSGYQKSGLASQYVHTDAQQAADNIYDASNYEHDSQAGSNYKYAQSTNVAQSDYEKSNSAGYDYKTRGSLITPVRIYSIRPGSRVAIPVVAQVYDASAVQDQNAINSDSDILSTSGQRLRYVPTNNAKHYESSYSYRKQWEKKDSIPAVTEIPTESPFSKNSELYEDAQISQTSNNQYESDLASADSQSSSANGAYSSGYSGNTRTALSSQARLQSQTYNSGASSSDAYTQNAYNSGVSASNAYNHNTYDAGVAEKLFGSHLSESTANSNNLVENIASKPKSYHSSYAYHKSWERRGDPYVIKPVGGDINDQTSQRLTAASANQGYGCTYCLDQSQLRKRRSLNTDEYQQRENLYDGQKDIGQQQSMSGWEQELGQQTDKWQNFEDLGQQTQNKWDDLESLNQKPQSQLGKLEDLDQQTQNQWDKVEDLGQQTQNQWGKLEDLGQQPQTQDKLEDLGQQTQSHWGKLEDLGQQIQSQWGQSEDLSQQSQNQWNKLDDLSQQPQTQDKLEDLGQQTQSHWGKLEDLGQQIQSQWGQSEDLGQQSQSQWNKLDDLSQQPQTQDKLEDLGQQTQSQWSKLEDLSQQTQTQDQLENLGQQTQNQWGQLEDLGQQSQSQWNKLDDLSQQPQTQANPEDLGQQIQNQWGQLEQLGQQSPRQWYKLHDLSQRPQNEDKLEDLSQQTQSHWSKLENLGQSTGGYLVNVGQQTQNKWNKLNDVDPQENLGQQGQPQNVVNIGQETQFTQNTYGEYPFYNPWTMDGRFVTYNDNRNIPELPYAQESQENINRKNCHNFEDGNYFHHHNFGFKESQAATHSSDFLFNINQIVYPEENPAPNQNHELLPKSDTNILRETTTIVSVTTDDKKPGSSNKDEAKENNSSNVITHPIDIGRGDIGPEDTSIEITNIDSKNSYKTPEEIESLSLVKDQRNVFVEPLILSVTGLNQHSEPDNKHKLFKELSTVIESVTTSTTKPKQIIENNDMNVTPKSSFSNNPVFNRRQKEPNRILASDEQHHEKPIEILQNFEQQNWGQETQNVVQQNMGQHLEPFQEQNMAQDLEPLDQNFLEQNFEPFEEQKMRQHLGNFEEKDMVQHSEPLGRQNMESLEPLAEELSVVPHLNNFEQQNWGQQAQSLDQQNMEHLDRFEQENLGQNLIPFSKQNMEELESIDKNTRPLDISEKQTVEQLDLHDKFGKQFKLPTDENIVQNSQDSSKHAQEQINNLSKNRDLSTPIEPTTENPGFWGSVWNKTKRAKASVVSWFKS; via the exons ATGAGGGTCCTCATCGTGACAGCCTCATTTTGGGTATTAGTAGCTGCTAAACCCGAAATGTACAAAGAGAAAGAAGACTTTCAATATTCAAGAAGTTCATCTGACGATGGGACTAAATCAGGATACTACGGAGCTCAGAGGGGTAACATGGGTGGAAACTATGAAAGAGCACATAATATGGACTCTTTAGCTCAACATCATATGAGCACACTAGTGAGAAATGTTGACGGGGAGCTAGGCGAAGGGGCCAACACAAGGAGCGGAAGTGTATTTTCCGCTGCCAACTCTAGAGGCCTTTATGGATCAGGCAACTACGATTTAGGTTACCTTAAAGGAAGGAACTTTGGAGAAGGCATGAGTTTCAGAGATTCTAGTGCGCATACCCCAACGGCTAATTCAGGCCGTTCAGGTTATTCCAGCTACGGAGATCTATATTCCGCCGCAGCTGCGAATAATGCGAGATACAGCAGCAGTCAATCGCAGAATGCTGGAGTTAGCTCTGGATATCAGAAGTCAGGTCTTGCTTCACAGTATGTGCATACTGATGCGCAACAAGCAGCAGATAATATTTACGACGCCAGCAACTATGAACATGACAGTCAAGCAGGAAGTAACTATAAATATGCACAAAGCACTAATGTAGCACAGTCTGACTATGAAAAAAGTAACAGTGCCGGCTATGATTATAAGACCAGAGGTAGTTTGATTACACCAGTACGGATCTATAGTATAAGACCTGGTAGCAGAGTAGCTATTCCAGTAGTAGCGCAAGTTTATGACGCGTCTGCAGTTCAAGATCAGAATGCAATAAACTCAGATTCAGACATCTTAAGCACGAGTGGACAGCGACTGCGTTACGTGCCTACAAATAATGCGAAACATTACGAATCTTCCTACAGTTACCGTAAACAATGGGAGAAAAAGGACTCAATACCTGCAGTAACAGAAATTCCTACGGAAAGTCCATTTTCAAAAAACAGTGAGCTTTATGAGGATGCGCAAATATCTCAAACTTCCAACAATCAGTATGAAAGCGACCTAGCTTCCGCTGACAGTCAATCAAGCAGTGCAAACGGCGCTTACTCAAGTGGATATAGTGGTAATACAAGGACTGCGTTGTCTAGTCAAGCAAGACTTCAGAGTCAAACATACAATTCTGGAGCCAGTTCTTCAGATGCATACACTCAGAACGCTTACAATTCAGGAGTTAGTGCTTCAAATGCATATAATCACAACACTTATGATGCTGGTGTAGCAGAAAAGCTTTTTGGATCTCATTTATCGGAGAGTACAGCTAATTCAAATAACTTAGTTGAAAATATTGCTTCCAAACCAAAAAGCTATCATTCTTCATATGCGTACCATAAATCATGGGAAAGGCGAGGAGATCCATATGTTATAAAGCCAGTAGGTGGTGATATAAATGATCAAACATCACAAAGACTAACAGCCGCATCTGCCAATCAAGGTTACGGCTGTACTTATTGCTTGGACCAGAGTCAGCTACGCAAAAGACGATCATTAAATACAGATGAATACCAACAACGTGAAAACTTATATGATGGTCAGAAAGATATAGGCCAACAACAGTCTATGAGTGGATGGGAACAAGAATTGGGCCAGCAAACAGATAAATGGCAAAACTTCGAAGATCTTGGACAACAAACGCAAAATAAATGGGATGATTTAGAAAGTCTCAATCAAAAACCTCAAAGTCAGTTGGGTAAACTGGAGGATTTAGATCAACAAACACAGAACCAGTGGGACAAGGTAGAAGACTTAGGACAACAAACTCAAAATCAATGGGGAAAATTAGAAGATTTAGGTCAGCAACCTCAAACTCAGGATAAACTAGAAGATTTGGGTCAACAAACACAATCGCATTGGGGTAAACTAGAAGATTTAGGTCAACAAATTCAAAGTCAGTGGGGCCAATCAGAAGATTTAAGTCAGCAATCACAAAATCAATGGAATAAGTTAGATGATTTAAGTCAACAACCTCAAACTCAGGATAAACTAGAAGACTTGGGTCAACAAACACAATCGCATTGGGGTAAACTAGAAGATTTGGGCCAGCAAATCCAAAGTCAGTGGGGCCAATCAGAAGATTTAGGTCAGCAATCACAAAGTCAATGGAATAAGTTAGATGATTTAAGTCAGCAACCTCAAACTCAGGATAAACTAGAAGATTTGGGACAACAAACACAGTCACAATGGAGTAAACTAGAAGATTTAAGCCAACAAACTCAAACTCAGGATCAACTGGAAAATTTAGGACAGCAGACTCAAAATCAATGGGGCCAATTAGAAGATTTAGGTCAACAATCTCAAAGCCAATGGAATAAATTAGATGATTTAAGTCAGCAACCTCAAACTCAGGCTAATCCAGAAGATTTGGGTCAACAAATCCAAAATCAGTGGGGTCAATTAGAACAATTAGGTCAACAATCACCAAGGCAATGGTATAAGTTACATGATTTAAGTCAGCGACCTCAAAATGAGGATAAACTAGAAGATTTAAGTCAACAAACACAATCTCATTGGAGTAAACTAGAAAATCTTGGTCAAAGTACAGGGGGATATTTAGTTAACGTGGGACAGCAGACACAAAATAAGTGGAACAAATTAAATGATGTAGATCCGCAAGAAA ATCTGGGACAGCAAGGTCAACCACAGAATGTAGTAAACATCGGCCAAGAAACACAGTTTACGCAAAATACTTATGGAGAATATCCATTTTATAACCCATGGACTATGGATGGAAGATTTGTTACATATAACGACAACAGAAACATACCTGAATTACCATATGCACAAGAATCACAAGAGAATATAAACAGGAAGAACTGCCACAATTTCGAAGATGGAAATTATTTCCACCATcataattttggttttaaagaAAGTCAAGCTGCCACTCATAGTtcggattttttatttaatattaatcaaaTTGTTTACCCAGAAGAAAATCCTGCACCAAACCAAAATCATGAACTATTACCTAAAAGtgatacaaacattttaagAGAAACAACTACCATTGTCTCCGTTACTACAGATGATAAGAAACCAGGATCAAGCAATAAAGATGAGGCCAAAGAAAACAATTCTTCTAATGTCATCACACATCCTATTGATATTGGGCGGGGAGATATAGGTCCAGAAGATACGTCGATAGAAATAACTAATATTGATagtaaaaatagttataaaactCCAGAAGAAATAGAATCGCTTAGTTTAGTAAAAGATCAAAGAAATGTTTTTGTAGAACCTTTAATATTAAGTGTGACGGGTCTTAACCAGCATAGTGAGcctgataataaacataaactatTTAAAGAGTTAAGCACGGTTATAGAATCAGTCACTACTTCTACCACCAAACCAAAACAAATTATTGAGAATAATGACATGAATGTTACACCAAAATCTAGTTTTTCGAATAATCCTGTTTTTAATCGCAGACAGAAGGAACCAAACCGAATTCTTGCAAGTGATGAACAACACCATGAAAAACCGATTGAGATTTTACAGAACTTTGAACAACAAAACTGGGGGCAAGAAACCCAAAATGTTGTCCAGCAAAACATGGGACAACATTTAGAGCCATTTCAAGAACAAAACATGGCACAAGATTTAGAACCCCTGGATCAAAATTTCTTAGAACAAAACTTTGAGCCCTTTGAAGAACAAAAGATGCGACAACATTTAGGGAATTTTGAAGAAAAAGACATGGTTCAACATTCAGAGCCTTTAGGGAGACAAAATATGGAAAGTTTAGAGCCCTTAGCAGAAGAACTTAGTGTTGTACCTCACTTAAACAACTTTGAGCAGCAAAATTGGGGGCAACAAGCCCAGAGCCTGGACCAGCAAAATATGGAACATTTAGACCGTTTTGAACAAGAAAATCTTGGACAAAACTTGATAcctttttcaaaacaaaatatgGAAGAATTAGaaagtattgataaaaatactaGACCATTAGATATTTCTGAGAAACAAACTGTAGAGCAACTTGATTTGCATGATAAATTTGGGAAACAATTTAAACTACCAACAGATGAAAATATTGTACAGAATTCACAAGACAGTTCAAAACATGCACAGGAGCAAATTAATAATCTGTCAAAAAATCGTGATTTGTCAACTCCTATAGAACCAACTACAGAAAACCCTGGATTTTGGGGTTCAGTATGGAATAAGACAAAAAGAGCTAAGGCTTCTGTAGTGTCTTGGTTTAAAAGTTAA
- the LOC120630074 gene encoding baculoviral IAP repeat-containing protein 3 isoform X2 — protein sequence MQNESSSEEQGVDDEAAGPSRVNKVPANTASPMAAEMLAHLLKTHPPLGQLVLTAPGCDSNPGTPSTSPTAGSPSSSADKIDNRDPFVFYPDAPDMRREEERLKTFDKWPVTFLSPQLLARNGFYYLGRGDEVRCAFCKVEIMKWVDGDDPAKDHQRWAPQCPFLRRQAGSGNVPMESSPETAGRDECGVRAPVTANSVRMSGPVHARYASEAARLRSFADWPRSMRQKPEELAEAGFFYTGQGDKTKCFYCDGGLKDWENDDVPWEQHAHWFSRCAYVQLVKGKEYIQKVISEACVIPAPVEEKVAKAPASTSVEKTSEKEENHVEDTKLCKICYNEERNVCFVPCGHVVACAKCALSTDKCPMCRRTFTNAVRLYYS from the coding sequence TGCCTGCGAATACTGCGTCACCAATGGCAGCCGAGATGTTGGCGCACTTACTCAAGACGCATCCGCCTCTAGGACAGCTGGTGCTGACGGCGCCAGGCTGCGACTCCAACCCGGGAACACCTTCCACCTCGCCCACTGCTGGCTCACCCTCCTCCTCCGCTGATAAAATTGACAACCGCGATCCCTTCGTCTTCTACCCTGACGCGCCTGACATGCGTCGTGAAGAGGAACGGCTCAAGACGTTCGACAAATGGCCCGTCACATTCCTATCGCCACAGCTTCTCGCGAGAAACGGATTTTATTATCTTGGTCGCGGGGACGAAGTGCGATGCGCGTTCTGTAAAGTGGAAATCATGAAATGGGTGGATGGTGATGATCCTGCCAAAGATCACCAGCGCTGGGCGCCGCAGTGTCCGTTCTTGAGACGCCAAGCCGGCTCCGGAAATGTTCCCATGGAGTCTTCGCCCGAAACCGCGGGGCGAGATGAGTGCGGAGTCCGAGCGCCGGTAACGGCCAACTCCGTCCGTATGTCTGGACCGGTTCACGCTCGATACGCCTCCGAAGCTGCCCGTCTTCGTAGCTTCGCCGATTGGCCTCGAAGTATGCGCCAAAAACCCGAGGAACTAGCCGAAGCAGGCTTCTTCTATACTGGACAAGGCGATAAAACGAAGTGCTTTTATTGCGACGGCGGTCTCAAGGACTGGGAAAACGACGATGTTCCATGGGAGCAACACGCCCATTGGTTCAGTCGCTGCGCGTACGTTCAACTGGTCAAGGGTAAAGAGTACATTCAGAAAGTCATCTCAGAGGCGTGCGTCATTCCCGCTCCCGTAGAAGAAAAAGTAGCGAAAGCTCCAGCCTCGACCTCGGTCGAAAAAACCAGCGAAAAGGAAGAGAATCACGTCGAAGACACGAAGCTGTGCAAAATCTGCTACAACGAGGAAAGAAACGTATGCTTTGTGCCGTGCGGTCACGTGGTCGCCTGTGCGAAGTGCGCCCTATCGACGGACAAATGCCCAATGTGCCGAAGGACGTTCACAAATGCAGTGCGTCTCTATTATTCATGA